The proteins below come from a single Miscanthus floridulus cultivar M001 chromosome 1, ASM1932011v1, whole genome shotgun sequence genomic window:
- the LOC136496020 gene encoding uncharacterized protein, whose amino-acid sequence MDDDIDSSCSTPFASAPSSPGRPHAIGGGGYFFSAPASPIHHLLLSASATPGAAGGPRGCACDAEFEFGGPGGPMISADELFHNGQIRPLALPPLPDLDPGSDDDDDCGGGAAPTRGRDLTPRSASVHRRARSMSPFRSASPRLKLINALVSAPDLGPGPAADATGGTHGEAAPPVTASSRSSSSSSTSSSSSSAASSSARGSRRWVFIRDMLLHRSKSEPGSSRVNSRDAGPGAPAAAGATKPERAWPFSPAWVARDRLAARLRPSRAPPATEASGGEDARPRAQGRGRRRRSTTVAAAHERLYAAPNRAQAEEMRRRTFLPYRQGLLGCLGFSSRGYGALHGLTKTLNPVFSR is encoded by the coding sequence ATGGACGATGACATCGACAGCTCCTGCTCCACCCCGTTCGCCAGCGCGCCGTCCAGCCCCGGACGTCCCCACGCCATCGGCGGCGGAGGCTACTTCTTCAGCGCGCCGGCCAGCCccatccaccacctcctcctctcgGCCTCCGCGACTCCCGGCGCCGCCGGTGGGCCGCGTGGGTGCGCGTGCGACGCGGAGTTCGAGTTCGGCGGGCCTGGCGGGCCCATGATCTCCGCCGACGAGCTCTTCCACAACGGCCAGATCCGGCCGCTCGCCCTGCCCCCGCTCCCGGATCTCGACCCCGgaagcgacgacgacgacgactgcgGCGGAGGCGCGGCGCCGACGCGCGGCCGCGACCTCACGCCCCGGAGCGCGTCCGTGCACCGCCGCGCGCGGTCCATGTCCCCGTTCCGCAGCGCGTCGCCACGGCTCAAGCTGATCAATGCGCTCGTCTCGGCGCCGGATCTCGGCCCCGGCCCCGCCGCCGACGCGACCGGGGGGACGCACGGGGAGGCCGCGCCGCCGGTCACCGCCTCGTCccgctcgtcctcgtcctcctccacgtcgtcgtcgtcctcgtcggccgcgtcgtcgtcggcgcgcgggtcccggcggtgggtgttCATCAGGGACATGCTCCTCCACCGCAGCAAGAGCGAGCCAGGCAGCAGCCGCGTTAACTCGCGCGACGCCGGCCCCggggcgcccgccgccgccggcgctacCAAGCCCGAACGAGCCTGGCCGTTCTCGCCGGCCTGGGTAGCCAGGGACAGGCTTGCCGCGAGGCTGCGCCCATCTCGCGCGCCGCCAGCGACGGAGGCCTCCGGCGGCGAGGATGCCCGGCCGCGGGCGCAGGGCAGGGGCCGTCGGCGACGTTCGaccacggtggcggcggcgcacgAGAGGCTCTACGCGGCTCCGAACCGCGCGCAGGCGGAGGAGATGCGGCGGCGCACGTTCCTTCCCTACCGGCAGGGCCTCCTGGGCTGCCTGGGCTTCAGCTCCCGCGGCTACGGCGCGCTCCACGGGCTCACCAAAACCCTCAACCCCGTATTCTCCCGGTGA